Proteins encoded together in one Mycolicibacter minnesotensis window:
- the clpS gene encoding ATP-dependent Clp protease adapter ClpS: MARSVPTSAPVKPQGTGQRHADPVEQTTSPWVTIVWDDPINLMTYVTYIFQKLFGYSEQHATKLMLQVHHEGKAVVSSGSRESMEVDVSKLHAAGLWATMQQDR, from the coding sequence ATGGCCAGGTCAGTACCGACGTCCGCCCCGGTGAAACCGCAGGGCACCGGGCAGCGGCACGCCGACCCGGTCGAGCAGACGACATCGCCCTGGGTGACCATCGTCTGGGACGACCCGATCAACCTGATGACGTATGTGACCTACATCTTCCAAAAGCTGTTCGGCTACAGCGAGCAGCACGCGACCAAGCTCATGCTGCAGGTGCACCACGAGGGCAAGGCGGTGGTGTCGTCGGGCAGCCGGGAGTCGATGGAGGTCGACGTGTCCAAGCTGCACGCCGCCGGGCTGTGGGCGACCATGCAGCAGGACCGCTGA
- a CDS encoding YdeI/OmpD-associated family protein, with the protein MTERLPGGAVHQLPDDLRDGLTVSAAALSAWLDITPLARNEFICWVEDAKQQATRERRIRRTREELEEGKRRPCCWPGCKHRERNGK; encoded by the coding sequence ATGACCGAGCGATTGCCAGGCGGCGCGGTGCATCAACTTCCCGACGACCTGCGTGACGGACTGACTGTCAGCGCCGCGGCATTATCTGCGTGGCTGGACATCACACCCTTGGCGCGCAACGAATTCATCTGCTGGGTCGAAGACGCCAAGCAGCAGGCCACCCGTGAGCGCCGGATCCGCCGCACCCGCGAGGAACTCGAAGAAGGCAAGCGGCGCCCCTGCTGTTGGCCCGGTTGCAAGCACCGAGAACGCAACGGCAAGTAG
- a CDS encoding nicotinate phosphoribosyltransferase, producing the protein MLAAALRDGTAGRRVGFEMFTRRLPEARRYGVVAGTGRFLEALGQFTFDDSSLGLLEEFLDSQTVAFLADFRFRGDIDGYPEGELHFAGSPILSVRGTFAECVVLETLLLSIFNHDTAIASAAARMVNAAGGRPLIEMGSRRTHEQAAVAAARAAYLAGFAGTSNLEAHRRFGVPVLGTSAHAFTLLHTGPDGESAAFRAQVAAQGVDTTLLVDTYDVATGVANAVAAAGPGLAAVRIDSGELAVLAQQVRDQLDRLGATRTKIVVSGDLDEYGIAALRAAPVDSYGVGTSVVTGSGVPAAGFVYKLVEVDGQPVHKRSAGKQTRGGRKQALRVARESGIVTEEVIYPAGRPPAVDAWARTLTVPLVHGGDVVADTGVAALAEARERVASGLDSLPWEGLKLAHGEPAIPTRLVGGD; encoded by the coding sequence ATGCTCGCCGCGGCACTACGCGACGGCACGGCCGGCCGGCGGGTCGGTTTCGAGATGTTCACCCGCCGCCTGCCCGAAGCGCGTCGTTATGGGGTGGTCGCCGGCACCGGTCGGTTTCTGGAAGCGCTGGGCCAGTTCACTTTCGATGACAGCTCGCTGGGCCTTCTGGAAGAGTTCCTGGACTCCCAGACGGTGGCTTTCCTGGCAGACTTCCGCTTCCGCGGCGACATCGACGGCTATCCCGAAGGCGAGCTGCACTTCGCCGGCTCTCCGATCTTGAGCGTGCGCGGCACCTTCGCCGAATGCGTCGTGCTGGAGACTTTGCTGCTGTCGATCTTCAACCACGACACCGCAATCGCCTCGGCGGCCGCACGGATGGTGAACGCCGCTGGTGGCAGGCCCTTGATCGAGATGGGTTCCCGTCGTACGCACGAGCAGGCCGCGGTGGCCGCTGCCCGGGCCGCCTACCTGGCGGGGTTCGCCGGAACGTCCAACCTGGAAGCGCACCGCCGGTTCGGTGTGCCTGTGCTGGGTACCAGCGCGCACGCCTTCACCCTGCTGCATACCGGCCCCGATGGAGAGTCGGCGGCGTTCCGAGCCCAGGTCGCCGCTCAAGGTGTCGACACCACGCTGTTGGTAGACACCTATGACGTCGCCACCGGAGTGGCCAACGCGGTCGCGGCGGCCGGGCCGGGACTGGCCGCGGTCCGCATCGACTCCGGGGAACTGGCGGTGCTGGCTCAGCAGGTTCGCGACCAGCTGGACCGGTTGGGCGCTACTCGAACCAAGATCGTGGTCTCGGGCGATCTCGACGAGTACGGCATCGCGGCGCTGCGGGCCGCACCGGTGGACAGCTACGGCGTGGGCACTTCGGTGGTCACCGGATCGGGTGTGCCCGCGGCCGGGTTCGTCTACAAACTGGTTGAGGTCGACGGCCAGCCGGTGCACAAGCGCAGCGCCGGCAAGCAGACGCGGGGCGGGCGCAAACAGGCACTGCGGGTTGCCCGGGAGAGCGGCATCGTCACCGAAGAGGTCATCTACCCCGCCGGTCGCCCACCGGCGGTGGACGCATGGGCCCGGACGTTGACGGTGCCGCTGGTGCACGGCGGTGACGTGGTGGCCGACACCGGCGTCGCGGCGCTGGCCGAGGCGCGTGAGCGAGTGGCTTCGGGACTGGACAGCCTGCCCTGGGAGGGGCTCAAGCTCGCGCATGGTGAGCCGGCAATCCCGACCCGGCTGGTCGGGGGCGACTGA
- a CDS encoding nuclear transport factor 2 family protein, with the protein MDIDALAFSRDWVRAWNSHDVEAVLAHFHDDVVFTSPVAAQMYPETAGVIRGKSELRRYWSGALQRIPELLFVVEDVYRGIDTLVINYRNQNGGLVNEVLRFADDGLVIEGHGTYLVARPAATA; encoded by the coding sequence ATGGACATCGATGCGCTGGCCTTCAGCCGCGACTGGGTGCGAGCGTGGAACAGCCACGACGTGGAGGCCGTGCTGGCGCATTTTCACGACGACGTGGTGTTCACCTCCCCGGTGGCAGCACAGATGTATCCCGAGACAGCAGGAGTGATCCGCGGCAAGTCCGAACTACGCCGGTACTGGTCGGGCGCTCTGCAACGCATCCCGGAACTTCTATTCGTGGTCGAAGACGTCTACCGGGGTATCGACACCCTCGTGATCAACTACCGCAACCAGAACGGTGGACTGGTCAACGAGGTGCTGCGATTCGCCGATGACGGCTTGGTCATCGAAGGGCATGGAACCTATCTGGTGGCCCGGCCCGCCGCCACGGCCTAA
- a CDS encoding P1 family peptidase, whose product MGSITDVAGIRVGHHQRIDSDATLGSGWATGVTVVLAPPGTVGAVDGRGGAPGTRETDLLDPANSVRWVDAVVLSGGSAYGLATADGVMTWLEEQGRGVALDGGVVPIVPAAVIFDLPVGGWDKRPTAEFGYAAAAAAAGPNGAQPASGSVGAGAGARAGVFKGGVGTASTTLELGEHVVTVGAIVVVNPTGELIDATTGLPWSNLLIEEFGLTAPPSEQLAILAGLEPKSLSLNTTIAVVATDAALSPAGCRRMAVAAQDGLARAIRPSHTPVDGDTVFALATGTVEVPPLPGTPDAMSPETGLISVVGAAAADCLSRAVLCGLLAADPVAGIPTYPGTVPGAFGERLTGGMGRP is encoded by the coding sequence ATGGGTTCGATCACCGATGTCGCCGGCATTCGGGTGGGCCATCACCAGCGGATCGATTCGGACGCGACGCTCGGCTCCGGCTGGGCCACCGGCGTCACCGTCGTGCTGGCGCCCCCCGGGACCGTCGGCGCCGTCGACGGCCGCGGGGGCGCACCGGGCACCCGCGAGACCGATCTGTTGGATCCGGCCAACAGCGTGCGTTGGGTGGATGCGGTGGTGCTTTCCGGCGGCAGCGCCTACGGATTGGCGACCGCCGACGGCGTGATGACCTGGCTGGAGGAGCAGGGCCGCGGCGTCGCGCTGGACGGCGGCGTGGTGCCGATCGTGCCGGCCGCAGTCATCTTCGACCTGCCCGTAGGCGGCTGGGACAAACGACCCACCGCCGAATTCGGCTACGCGGCTGCGGCCGCCGCCGCCGGACCCAACGGTGCCCAACCGGCATCGGGCAGCGTCGGCGCCGGAGCCGGAGCGCGCGCCGGGGTGTTCAAGGGCGGCGTGGGTACCGCGTCGACGACGCTGGAACTCGGCGAGCACGTGGTCACCGTCGGCGCGATCGTGGTGGTCAATCCCACCGGCGAACTCATCGACGCCACCACGGGATTGCCCTGGTCGAACCTGCTGATCGAAGAGTTCGGTCTGACGGCGCCCCCGTCGGAGCAACTGGCGATACTCGCGGGGCTGGAACCCAAATCTTTGTCGCTCAACACCACCATCGCCGTGGTGGCCACCGACGCCGCACTCAGCCCGGCCGGCTGTCGCCGGATGGCGGTGGCCGCGCAGGACGGGCTCGCCCGCGCCATCCGGCCCAGCCACACCCCGGTGGACGGCGACACGGTGTTCGCGTTGGCGACCGGGACCGTCGAGGTACCACCGCTGCCCGGAACCCCGGACGCCATGTCCCCGGAGACGGGCCTGATCAGTGTGGTCGGCGCGGCCGCGGCGGATTGTCTGTCCCGGGCCGTCCTGTGTGGATTGCTGGCCGCCGATCCTGTGGCGGGCATCCCCACCTACCCGGGCACGGTGCCGGGGGCATTCGGCGAACGGCTCACCGGCGGTATGGGAAGGCCATGA
- a CDS encoding ATP-dependent DNA helicase, whose translation MAAPSVSKLLAAAVAALGGREREGQVRMAEAVTRCFETGEHLAVQAGTGTGKSLAYLVPAIARALADESPVVVSTATIALQRQLVDRDLPRLAGALEKVLPRRPTFALLKGRRNYLCLNKIHTGIAEESDDTPQAELFDPFAASALGRDVQRLTAWAEETDSGDRDDLKPGVPERSWSQVSVSARECVGAVRCQYGTDCFAERARGVAADADVVVTNHALLAIDAISDTTVLPEHRLLVVDEAHELADRVTSVATAELSAAMLSVAVRRVARLVSPELVQRLDAATLTFGSAIHDGTPGRMDHLDEELATYLAALRDAAGAARAAIDTAPADPKVAAARKESVAALTEISDTAARILTSFEPAIPERYDVVWLNHEENRGSVRAVLRVAPLSVAGLLRERLFARATTVLTSATLTVGGSFDAMAGDWGLRRGADAQAARWRGLDVGSPFEHAKSGILYIAAHLPPPGRDGTGTDQQLDEITALITAAGGRTLGLFSSMRAAKAAAEAMRERLDTPVLCQGDDTTGTLVQQFADDAETSLFGTLSLWQGVDVPGPSLSLVLIDRIPFPRPDDPLLTARQRAITAHGGNGFMAVAANHAALLLAQGAGRLLRGTEDRGVVAILDSRMATARYAGYLRASLPPFWGTTDAGKVQLALQRLRGG comes from the coding sequence ATGGCTGCCCCGTCCGTATCCAAGCTGCTCGCCGCGGCGGTAGCCGCGCTGGGTGGCCGCGAACGTGAGGGCCAGGTGCGCATGGCCGAGGCGGTGACGCGCTGTTTCGAGACCGGCGAGCACCTGGCCGTGCAGGCCGGTACTGGCACCGGCAAGTCGCTGGCGTACCTGGTCCCGGCGATAGCGCGGGCTTTGGCCGACGAGAGCCCGGTAGTGGTCTCCACGGCGACCATCGCCCTACAACGCCAGCTGGTGGATCGCGACCTGCCGCGGCTGGCCGGCGCCCTGGAAAAGGTACTGCCCCGACGGCCGACCTTCGCGCTGCTCAAGGGCCGGCGGAATTACCTGTGCCTGAACAAGATCCATACCGGAATCGCCGAGGAGTCCGACGACACGCCCCAGGCCGAACTGTTCGATCCGTTTGCGGCGAGCGCACTGGGCCGCGACGTGCAGCGACTCACCGCGTGGGCTGAGGAGACCGACTCCGGTGACCGCGATGACCTCAAACCTGGTGTACCGGAAAGATCCTGGTCCCAGGTCAGCGTCTCAGCCCGCGAGTGCGTGGGCGCCGTCCGCTGCCAATACGGCACGGACTGCTTTGCCGAGCGGGCCCGCGGCGTCGCCGCCGACGCCGACGTCGTCGTCACCAACCATGCACTGCTGGCCATCGATGCCATCTCCGACACCACCGTGCTACCCGAGCACCGCCTCCTGGTGGTGGACGAGGCACACGAACTTGCCGATCGGGTGACGTCGGTGGCTACCGCTGAGCTGAGTGCCGCCATGCTCAGCGTCGCAGTGCGCCGCGTCGCCCGGCTGGTCTCCCCCGAACTGGTCCAGCGCCTCGATGCCGCGACGCTGACGTTCGGTTCGGCGATCCACGACGGCACGCCAGGCCGGATGGACCACCTCGACGAGGAACTGGCCACCTACCTGGCCGCGCTGCGTGATGCCGCCGGTGCCGCACGCGCGGCCATCGACACCGCGCCCGCCGACCCCAAGGTCGCGGCCGCCCGCAAGGAGTCCGTCGCGGCACTGACCGAGATCTCCGACACCGCGGCCCGGATCCTGACCTCCTTCGAACCGGCCATCCCCGAGCGCTACGACGTGGTCTGGCTCAATCACGAGGAGAATCGGGGCTCGGTGCGGGCCGTGTTGAGAGTGGCCCCGTTGTCAGTGGCCGGCCTGTTACGCGAGCGACTGTTCGCGCGGGCCACCACGGTGTTGACCTCGGCGACGCTGACGGTCGGCGGTTCCTTCGACGCCATGGCCGGTGACTGGGGCCTGCGGCGGGGCGCCGACGCCCAGGCGGCCCGCTGGCGCGGCCTCGATGTCGGCTCGCCCTTCGAACACGCCAAGTCGGGAATCCTCTACATCGCCGCGCATCTGCCCCCGCCCGGGCGCGACGGCACCGGGACAGACCAGCAGCTCGATGAGATCACCGCGCTGATCACCGCGGCAGGCGGCCGTACCTTGGGCTTGTTCTCCTCGATGCGGGCGGCGAAGGCCGCAGCCGAGGCGATGCGCGAACGCCTCGACACCCCGGTGCTGTGCCAGGGCGACGACACCACCGGCACGCTGGTTCAGCAGTTCGCCGACGACGCCGAGACGTCGCTGTTCGGCACGCTGTCACTGTGGCAGGGCGTGGATGTGCCCGGACCATCACTGTCGCTGGTGCTCATCGACCGCATCCCCTTTCCGCGCCCCGACGATCCGCTGTTGACCGCACGGCAGCGCGCGATCACCGCCCACGGCGGCAACGGCTTCATGGCAGTGGCCGCCAACCACGCCGCTCTGCTGCTGGCCCAGGGCGCCGGGCGACTGCTGCGTGGGACCGAGGATCGCGGCGTGGTGGCGATACTCGACTCGCGGATGGCCACCGCCCGCTACGCCGGCTACCTGCGGGCGTCGCTGCCGCCGTTCTGGGGTACCACCGATGCGGGCAAGGTGCAGCTGGCGCTGCAGCGGCTGCGCGGTGGATGA
- the murI gene encoding glutamate racemase: protein MSPIGIFDSGVGGLTVARSIIDQLPDEDIIYVGDTGNGPYGPLTIPEVRAHALAIGDDLVERGIKALVIACNTASAACLRDARERYDVPVIEVILPAVRRAVATTRNGRIGVIGTQATVASHAYQDAFAAARDTEITAVACPRFVDFVERGITSGRQVLGLAEGYLEPLQRAGVDTLVLGCTHYPLLSGLIQLAMGDQVTLVSSAEETAKELLRVLTERDLLRPHEAAPATRVFEATGDPEAFAELATRFLGPAISGVGAVHRHAPLH from the coding sequence GTGAGCCCGATCGGAATCTTCGACTCCGGTGTCGGAGGGCTGACCGTCGCCCGGTCCATCATCGATCAGTTGCCCGACGAGGACATCATCTACGTCGGTGACACCGGCAACGGACCCTATGGCCCGTTGACCATCCCCGAGGTTCGTGCCCATGCCTTGGCCATCGGCGACGACCTCGTCGAGCGCGGAATCAAAGCACTGGTGATCGCCTGCAACACCGCGTCGGCGGCCTGCCTGCGCGACGCCCGGGAGCGCTACGACGTACCGGTCATCGAGGTGATCCTGCCGGCGGTGCGACGGGCGGTGGCCACCACGCGCAACGGCCGCATCGGGGTGATCGGGACGCAGGCGACGGTTGCCAGCCACGCCTACCAGGACGCTTTCGCCGCGGCGCGTGACACCGAGATCACCGCGGTGGCCTGCCCGCGTTTCGTCGACTTCGTCGAGCGTGGCATCACCAGTGGCAGGCAGGTGTTGGGTCTTGCCGAGGGTTACCTGGAGCCCTTGCAGCGTGCCGGGGTCGACACTCTGGTGTTGGGCTGCACGCACTATCCGCTGCTGTCGGGATTGATCCAGTTGGCGATGGGTGACCAGGTGACGCTGGTGTCCAGCGCCGAGGAGACGGCCAAGGAGCTGTTGCGGGTGCTCACCGAGCGCGATCTCCTGCGTCCTCATGAGGCCGCGCCGGCAACGCGGGTCTTCGAGGCCACCGGTGACCCGGAGGCGTTTGCTGAACTGGCCACCCGATTTCTGGGGCCGGCCATCAGCGGCGTCGGCGCGGTGCACCGTCACGCACCCCTGCATTAG
- the aosR gene encoding oxidative stress transcriptional regulator AosR, whose translation MQKWKRVETGDGPRFRSALAVHEAALLRNLAGSIVGMLDARESESPPDELEQITGIRTGNTSTPRDATTLRLLPDFHRREDCAGELPVDADGLNSALRSLHEPGIIDAKRGAAQQVLATVPERGGRFELTEDQANAWIAAVNDIRLALGTVLKIGPEGLDQLPADDPMAAQLNVYQWLTVLQEFLLVALMGRPRR comes from the coding sequence GTGCAGAAATGGAAGCGGGTTGAGACCGGCGACGGACCCCGCTTCCGGTCTGCGCTGGCGGTGCATGAGGCCGCGTTGCTCCGGAACCTTGCCGGTTCGATCGTCGGCATGCTCGACGCACGAGAGTCCGAGTCGCCCCCGGATGAGCTGGAACAGATCACCGGTATCCGGACCGGGAACACCAGCACACCGCGCGACGCCACCACGCTGCGGCTGCTCCCGGACTTCCATCGGCGCGAAGACTGTGCGGGTGAACTTCCGGTCGATGCAGACGGCCTGAACTCTGCGCTGCGCAGCCTGCACGAACCGGGGATCATCGACGCCAAACGTGGCGCTGCACAACAAGTGCTGGCCACCGTTCCCGAACGGGGCGGGCGCTTCGAGCTGACCGAGGACCAGGCGAATGCCTGGATCGCGGCGGTCAACGACATCCGCCTCGCTCTGGGCACCGTGCTCAAAATCGGCCCCGAGGGACTCGACCAGTTGCCCGCCGACGATCCGATGGCTGCGCAGCTGAACGTGTATCAGTGGCTCACCGTGCTGCAGGAGTTCCTCCTGGTCGCGCTGATGGGAAGGCCCCGACGATGA
- the rph gene encoding ribonuclease PH — translation MSKREDGRLDDELRPVVITRGFTSNPAGSVLVEFGNTRVMCTASVTEGVPRWRKGSGRGWLTAEYAMLPGATHTRSDRESVKGRVGGRTQEISRLVGRSLRACIDLAALGENTIAIDCDVLQADGGTRTAAITGAYVALADAVTYLSVAGKLSDPRPLSCAISAVSVGVVDGRVRVDLPYEEDSRAEVDMNVVATDTGTLVEIQGTGEGATFPRSTLDKMLDSALAACEKLFVVQREALALPYPGVLPEGPAPKKAFGS, via the coding sequence GTGTCCAAACGAGAAGACGGTCGCCTCGACGACGAGCTGCGCCCGGTCGTCATCACCCGCGGATTCACCTCGAATCCGGCTGGGTCGGTCCTGGTCGAATTCGGCAACACCCGGGTTATGTGTACCGCCAGTGTCACCGAGGGAGTTCCACGCTGGCGGAAGGGCTCCGGTCGCGGGTGGCTGACCGCGGAGTACGCCATGTTGCCCGGCGCCACCCACACCCGCTCGGACCGCGAATCGGTCAAGGGCCGAGTCGGCGGGCGCACCCAGGAGATCAGTCGGCTGGTGGGCCGCTCGCTGCGTGCCTGCATCGACCTGGCTGCGTTGGGGGAGAACACCATCGCGATCGACTGCGACGTGTTGCAGGCTGACGGCGGCACCCGCACCGCGGCGATCACCGGGGCCTATGTGGCCCTCGCCGACGCGGTCACCTACCTCTCGGTCGCCGGCAAGTTGTCCGATCCGCGTCCGCTGTCGTGTGCGATCTCCGCCGTCAGCGTCGGCGTGGTCGACGGCCGGGTTCGCGTCGATCTGCCCTACGAGGAGGACTCGCGCGCCGAGGTCGACATGAACGTCGTTGCCACCGACACCGGAACCCTGGTGGAGATCCAGGGCACCGGCGAGGGGGCCACGTTCCCGCGCTCGACCCTGGACAAGATGCTCGATTCTGCGCTGGCCGCCTGCGAGAAACTGTTCGTGGTCCAGCGCGAGGCCCTGGCGCTGCCCTATCCCGGGGTGTTGCCGGAGGGCCCGGCACCGAAGAAGGCGTTCGGCAGCTGA
- a CDS encoding DUF732 domain-containing protein: MDRRLLATVFTVVSVCLAGAAAPAASADPSVDPQNQVFFDELEREGLHPDYDKQICGDIKCESLRTLLVQEGHAVCVALADSPRLVPLSVIANLEVKPGEAHIIINAARQAYCPQLPDPYGHVPGH, from the coding sequence ATGGACCGACGGCTGCTCGCAACGGTGTTCACTGTGGTGTCTGTGTGCCTTGCCGGGGCGGCCGCTCCGGCGGCATCTGCTGATCCCAGCGTTGATCCCCAGAACCAGGTGTTCTTCGACGAGCTGGAGCGTGAGGGGCTGCACCCCGACTACGACAAGCAGATCTGCGGCGACATCAAATGCGAATCGCTGCGCACTCTGCTGGTTCAAGAGGGACACGCGGTCTGCGTCGCACTCGCCGATTCACCCCGGCTGGTGCCCCTGTCGGTCATCGCGAATCTGGAAGTCAAACCCGGCGAGGCACACATCATCATCAACGCGGCCCGACAGGCTTACTGTCCGCAGCTGCCGGACCCGTACGGACATGTGCCCGGGCACTGA
- a CDS encoding non-canonical purine NTP pyrophosphatase, whose amino-acid sequence MSAPVTQLLVASRNRKKLAELSRVLEYAGISGVQLVSLDEVPPYPEAPETAATFEGNALAKARDGYLATGLPCVADDSGLSVGALNGMPGVLSARWSGSHGDDAANTALLLAQLHDVPDERRGAAFVSACALVWGDGPEHEVVVRGEWAGHIAREPHGEGGFGYDPVFVPAGGDRTAAQLSPAEKDAASHRGRALALLLPALRTLA is encoded by the coding sequence CTGAGTGCACCGGTGACGCAACTGCTGGTGGCCAGCCGTAACCGCAAGAAGCTGGCCGAGCTCAGTCGGGTGCTGGAGTACGCCGGAATCTCCGGCGTGCAGCTGGTCTCACTCGATGAGGTGCCACCGTATCCCGAAGCGCCGGAGACCGCGGCGACGTTCGAGGGCAACGCCTTGGCCAAAGCTCGCGACGGCTATCTCGCGACCGGTTTGCCCTGTGTCGCAGACGATTCCGGCCTTTCTGTCGGTGCGCTCAACGGCATGCCGGGAGTGTTGTCGGCGCGCTGGTCGGGCAGCCACGGAGACGACGCAGCCAACACCGCACTGTTGCTGGCGCAACTGCACGACGTGCCCGACGAGCGCCGAGGCGCGGCATTCGTCTCCGCGTGCGCGCTGGTCTGGGGTGACGGGCCCGAGCACGAGGTGGTGGTGCGCGGCGAGTGGGCCGGGCACATCGCCCGCGAACCGCACGGCGAGGGCGGGTTCGGTTATGACCCGGTGTTCGTTCCGGCGGGAGGTGACCGCACTGCCGCGCAGCTCAGCCCAGCCGAGAAGGATGCCGCTTCGCACCGCGGCCGGGCGCTGGCACTGCTGCTACCGGCCCTGCGCACGCTTGCCTGA
- a CDS encoding DUF3817 domain-containing protein: MTDSPAQAAPAEKIRSALLPYRVLAWTTGLWLIALCYEVVVRYAVKVDNPPVWIGVVHGWVYFAYLMATLNLAVKVRWPLGKTLGVLLSGTIPLLGIIVEHFQTRKIKAQFNL, translated from the coding sequence ATGACCGACTCCCCCGCCCAGGCCGCTCCCGCCGAGAAGATCCGCAGCGCGCTGCTGCCCTACCGGGTGCTGGCGTGGACGACCGGTCTTTGGCTGATCGCCCTGTGCTACGAGGTCGTGGTGCGCTACGCGGTCAAGGTGGACAACCCGCCGGTCTGGATCGGCGTGGTGCACGGCTGGGTGTACTTCGCCTACCTGATGGCGACGCTCAACCTGGCCGTCAAGGTCCGCTGGCCGCTGGGCAAGACCCTGGGGGTGCTGCTGTCGGGCACCATTCCGCTGCTCGGGATCATCGTCGAGCACTTCCAGACCCGAAAGATCAAGGCCCAGTTCAACCTCTGA
- a CDS encoding cyclic nucleotide-degrading phosphodiesterase: MRLTVLGCSGSVVGPDSPASGYLLQAPDTPPLVIDFGGGVLGALQRHVDPGSVHVLLSHLHADHCLDLPGLFVWRRYHPSVAIKPFDKGLLYGPSDTWSRMGAASSPYGGEIDDITDIFDVRPWVDGTPVTFGALSVQPELVSHPTESYGMRITDPSGATLVYSADTGYCDAVIELARGADVFLCEASWTHEGNRPPNLHLSGTEAGRIAAAAGVGQLLLTHIPPWTSREDVIGEAKAEFDGPVHAVVCDESFDITRS, encoded by the coding sequence GTGCGACTGACCGTGCTCGGCTGCTCCGGGAGTGTGGTGGGTCCGGACTCGCCGGCATCGGGATACCTGTTGCAGGCGCCGGACACGCCACCGCTGGTTATCGACTTCGGCGGCGGGGTGCTGGGCGCCCTGCAACGCCACGTCGACCCGGGATCGGTGCATGTGCTGTTGTCACACCTGCACGCCGACCACTGCCTGGATCTGCCCGGATTGTTCGTCTGGCGCCGCTACCACCCGTCGGTGGCGATCAAGCCGTTCGACAAGGGTTTGTTGTACGGGCCCAGCGACACCTGGTCTCGGATGGGGGCCGCGTCGTCTCCGTACGGCGGCGAGATCGACGACATCACCGACATCTTCGACGTCCGCCCCTGGGTGGACGGTACGCCGGTCACGTTCGGCGCGCTGAGTGTGCAGCCCGAGCTGGTCTCGCATCCAACCGAGTCGTACGGGATGCGGATCACCGATCCGTCCGGGGCAACGCTGGTCTACAGCGCCGACACCGGCTACTGCGACGCGGTGATCGAGTTGGCCCGCGGAGCCGACGTCTTCTTGTGCGAGGCCTCGTGGACCCATGAGGGCAACCGCCCGCCGAACCTGCACCTGTCGGGAACCGAGGCTGGGCGTATCGCCGCGGCCGCCGGTGTCGGACAGCTGCTGCTGACCCACATCCCGCCGTGGACCTCGCGCGAGGATGTCATTGGTGAGGCCAAGGCCGAGTTCGACGGTCCGGTGCACGCCGTGGTGTGCGACGAGTCCTTCGACATCACGCGGTCCTGA
- a CDS encoding rhomboid family intramembrane serine protease translates to MDVIPRGGTPPAPQPDRHSAWRTGGATIIAFVGLLYLVEAVDQVGGHRLDRNGIRPLEADGLWGVLFAPLLHANWAHLLANTGPALVLGFLLTLTGLFRFVLATAIVWILGGLGTWLIGNIGSSCGPTDHIGASGLIFGWLAFLLVFGWFTRRIWQILVSVVVLFLYGGILWGAVPVLNVCGGVSWQGHLCGALAGVVAAYWLAGPERKARERRRGVAA, encoded by the coding sequence GTGGACGTGATTCCCCGCGGCGGAACACCCCCCGCGCCGCAGCCCGACCGGCACTCCGCCTGGCGTACCGGCGGCGCCACGATCATCGCCTTCGTCGGGCTGCTCTATCTCGTCGAAGCCGTGGATCAGGTGGGCGGCCATCGGTTGGACCGCAACGGCATCCGGCCGCTGGAGGCCGATGGCCTGTGGGGTGTGCTGTTCGCCCCGCTGCTGCACGCCAACTGGGCACACCTGCTGGCCAACACCGGACCCGCGCTGGTACTCGGCTTTCTGCTGACGCTCACCGGGCTGTTCCGGTTTGTCCTGGCCACGGCGATCGTGTGGATCCTCGGCGGACTGGGCACCTGGCTGATCGGCAACATCGGATCGTCGTGTGGCCCGACCGACCACATCGGCGCCTCTGGCCTGATCTTCGGCTGGCTGGCCTTCCTGCTGGTGTTCGGCTGGTTCACCCGCCGGATCTGGCAGATCCTGGTCAGCGTCGTGGTGCTGTTCCTCTACGGCGGCATTCTGTGGGGGGCCGTGCCGGTGCTCAACGTCTGCGGCGGGGTGTCCTGGCAAGGACACCTGTGTGGGGCGCTGGCCGGCGTCGTGGCCGCCTACTGGCTGGCCGGACCCGAACGCAAGGCCCGCGAACGCCGCCGGGGGGTTGCTGCGTGA